One region of Manis pentadactyla isolate mManPen7 chromosome 9, mManPen7.hap1, whole genome shotgun sequence genomic DNA includes:
- the LOC118933128 gene encoding LOW QUALITY PROTEIN: olfactory receptor 688-like (The sequence of the model RefSeq protein was modified relative to this genomic sequence to represent the inferred CDS: inserted 1 base in 1 codon), whose amino-acid sequence MDTAVSIFNSSGPQVSEFLLMGLPGIHEWQHWLSLPLALLYLLALGANLLILITIQHELTLHQPMYQLLGILALVDIGLATTIMPKTLAILCFNNKTISLPECFAQMYAIHSFMCMESCIFLCMAVDRYVAICYPLQYPSIVTEAFVVKVTLSMLLRNGLLTIPVPVLAAQRHYCSRNEIDLCSNLXVTSLACDDITINRFYQLVLIWVMVRSDMCLVFVSYALIIRSVLKLNSAEATSKALSTCSSHLILILFFYTAIIVVSVTHLAERRFPFIPVLLNVLHIVIPPALNPMVYALRTQELRVGFQRVLGLGENVSRK is encoded by the exons ATGGATACTGCAGTGAGTATATTCAATAGCTCAGGACCTCAAGTGTCTGAGTTCCTCCTGATGGGGCTCCCAGGGATTCACGAGTGGCAGCACTggctctccctgcccctggctcTGCTCTACCTCTTAGCACTTGGTGCCAATCTCCTCATCTTGATCACCATCCAACATGAGCTTACACTGCACCAGCCCATGTATCAACTCCTTGGCATCTTGGCTCTAGTGGACATTGGACTGGCCACGACCATCATGCCCAAGACCCTGGCCATTCTCTGCTTTAATAACAAAACCATCAGCCTCCCTGAGTGCTTTGCTCAGATGTATGCCATCCACTCTTTTATGTGCATGGAGTCGTGCATTTTCCTCTGCATGGCTGTGGACAGATATGTAGCCATTTGCTATCCCCTTCAGTACCCCTCCATAGTCACAGAGGCTTTTGTGGTTAAAGTCACATTGTCTATGCTGCTCAGGAATGGCCTGCTGACTATCCCAGTGCCTGTCCTGGCTGCCCAACGACACTACTGCTCCAGGAATGAGATTGACCTATGCTCTAACT AGGTCACTAGTCTGGCCTGTGATGACATCACCATTAACAGATTTTATCAGTTGGTCTTGATCTGGGTTATGGTTAGAAGTGACATGTGTCTGGTCTTTGTTTCCTATGCTTTGATTATTCGTTCAGTACTGAAGCTGAACTCTGCTGAAGCAACATCTAAGGCCCTGAGTACCTGCAGCTCCCATCTCATCCTTATTCTCTTTTTCTACACAGCCATTATTGTAGTATCTGTCACCCATCTGGCAGAAAGGAGGTTTCCCTTCATCCCTGTTCTCCTCAATGTGCTGCACATTGTAATACCCCCAGCCCTTAACCCCATGGTATATGCACTTAGGACCCAGGAGCTGAGAGTGGGCTTCCAGAGGGTGCTCGGTTTGGGTGAGAATGTGTCCAGGAAGTGA